In one Stigmatella erecta genomic region, the following are encoded:
- a CDS encoding helix-turn-helix transcriptional regulator, translating to MATTTLPEFLRACRERLHPGSAGRRRTPGLRREEVAARAGVSVTWYTWLEQGRGGVPSDDVLERLARALELDGTNREMLFLLAHDRPPPRRHRPPAEVTPALQRVLDNLHVPAFVKTPVFQIVAWNRAAVAVIGDYAAIPEHGRNMLRRVFHPEAATFLPHADDMRRTCLAAFRVDIARAGASEEAAALVDELMETSEEFRRLWAENELRTHGVRYRRLVRPNVGELVFETSVFSVDDSDGLSMFVLSPVDDASARGVEQLIRELAK from the coding sequence ATGGCGACTACCACCCTTCCCGAATTTCTCCGCGCGTGCCGCGAGCGGCTTCACCCCGGATCGGCCGGGCGGCGCCGTACTCCCGGACTTCGGCGCGAGGAGGTCGCGGCACGCGCCGGCGTGAGCGTCACCTGGTACACGTGGCTCGAACAAGGACGCGGCGGCGTGCCATCCGACGATGTGCTCGAACGCCTCGCTCGCGCCCTCGAGCTCGACGGCACGAATCGCGAGATGCTGTTCCTGCTCGCGCACGATCGCCCGCCACCGCGCCGCCACAGGCCGCCCGCCGAGGTCACGCCGGCGCTGCAGCGCGTGCTCGACAACCTGCACGTGCCCGCGTTCGTGAAGACACCGGTGTTTCAGATCGTCGCGTGGAATCGCGCCGCCGTGGCGGTGATCGGCGACTACGCCGCGATTCCCGAGCACGGCCGCAACATGCTGCGCCGGGTCTTTCATCCCGAAGCCGCCACGTTCCTGCCGCATGCCGATGACATGCGCCGCACGTGCCTCGCCGCGTTTCGCGTTGACATCGCGCGTGCGGGCGCATCGGAAGAAGCTGCCGCGCTCGTCGACGAGTTGATGGAGACGAGCGAGGAGTTTCGCCGGCTGTGGGCCGAGAATGAGCTGCGTACGCACGGCGTGAGGTACAGGCGGCTCGTCCGGCCGAATGTCGGCGAGCTCGTGTTCGAGACGTCGGTGTTTTCCGTCGACGACAGCGACGGCCTCAGCATGTTTGTCCTCTCACCGGTGGACGACGCTTCTGCGCGTGGGGTCGAACAGCTGATCCGCGAGCTTGCCAAGTAG
- a CDS encoding glutathione S-transferase family protein, translated as MLTVHYLGRSQSERIVWLCEELGLDYELKRYQRRADNRLAPPEYKALHPMGAAPILTDGGLVLGESGAICEYLIQSYGHGRLAVKRGEPGFAAYLYWFHFANGTLQPAILQVRYLERVDPSDKNVLLQAAKDRFQLIFSTLEQRLGQEPYLAGEALTAADIMTVFSLTTMRLFKPYELSPWPNILAYLQRIGARPAYRRAMQKADPDLTPVLGALPE; from the coding sequence ATGCTGACGGTGCATTATCTCGGACGTTCGCAATCGGAGCGGATCGTCTGGCTCTGTGAAGAGCTCGGGCTCGACTACGAGCTGAAGCGCTATCAGCGCCGGGCCGACAACCGGCTGGCCCCTCCGGAATACAAGGCGCTTCACCCGATGGGCGCGGCGCCGATCCTCACCGACGGCGGCCTCGTCCTCGGGGAATCCGGGGCGATCTGCGAGTATCTGATCCAGAGCTATGGCCATGGCCGGCTCGCGGTGAAGCGCGGCGAACCCGGTTTCGCCGCCTATCTCTACTGGTTCCACTTCGCCAATGGGACGCTGCAACCGGCCATCTTGCAGGTGCGGTATCTGGAGCGCGTCGATCCTTCGGACAAGAACGTGCTGCTGCAGGCGGCCAAGGACCGGTTCCAGCTGATCTTCTCGACCTTGGAGCAGCGGCTGGGGCAGGAGCCCTATCTGGCCGGCGAAGCGCTGACGGCGGCGGATATCATGACCGTATTCTCGTTGACCACGATGCGGCTGTTCAAGCCGTATGAGCTCTCGCCCTGGCCGAACATCCTGGCCTATCTGCAGCGCATCGGTGCGCGGCCGGCGTATCGCCGGGCGATGCAGAAGGCCGATCCGGATTTGACGCCGGTCCTGGGGGCCCTCCCGGAATAA
- a CDS encoding LysR substrate-binding domain-containing protein codes for MEEEGLAATRGVAGREARLAGTVRLTAPETFGGHFLASWLGDFHRRYPEIALELVADNRTLSLNRREADVALRLVRSVQPLLVTRKLAEVATTLYASEGYSARTAFAAR; via the coding sequence ATGGAGGAGGAGGGACTTGCCGCCACGCGCGGGGTGGCGGGCCGTGAGGCCCGGCTGGCGGGGACGGTGCGGCTGACGGCTCCGGAGACATTCGGGGGCCATTTCCTCGCCTCGTGGCTGGGTGACTTCCACCGGCGCTATCCGGAGATCGCTCTGGAACTCGTGGCGGACAACCGGACCCTGAGCCTCAACCGGCGAGAGGCGGACGTGGCATTGCGGCTGGTTCGCTCCGTCCAGCCGTTGCTCGTCACGCGGAAGCTGGCCGAGGTGGCCACCACGCTGTATGCCTCGGAGGGCTATTCAGCGAGAACAGCCTTCGCTGCGAGGTGA
- a CDS encoding fascin domain-containing protein, which yields MLQFKRSKLFLGATCSALLLTGACAPVSDGQDDVTETASSPLLFSGVSFKTVLGGRFVGAQNNGGGAVTATATSAQAWEKFTIDDINGGSLVSGDSIFITAGTGQYFQAANGGGSTLNAASWNRQGWETFRIVKKSGSGTIVNGDIVGLQAVTTGHWVSAENGGGSTVFAYGATLGSWEQLTISGLSGGTTPPPTGTGCDAPGLVWKTANKTNYTSYPDPGSEECTEYNGCTWAGQFAACSGKKPESWVAAHNIAAVFPNMNALKLHDLCLKSGSKTIVVTVLDTCADSDCSGCCTRNKGDADALIDLESYTNARWGVPDGRIQWADLGPTKGSGCN from the coding sequence ATGCTCCAGTTCAAACGTTCAAAGCTGTTCCTTGGTGCCACGTGTTCGGCGCTGTTGCTCACGGGCGCGTGCGCTCCGGTGAGCGACGGGCAGGACGACGTCACGGAGACCGCCTCGAGTCCGTTGCTCTTCTCCGGCGTGAGCTTCAAGACGGTGCTCGGCGGCCGGTTCGTGGGCGCGCAGAACAACGGCGGCGGCGCCGTCACGGCGACGGCGACGTCCGCGCAGGCATGGGAGAAGTTCACGATCGATGACATCAACGGCGGCTCCCTGGTGAGTGGAGACTCGATCTTCATCACCGCGGGGACCGGGCAGTACTTTCAGGCCGCGAACGGCGGCGGCTCGACGCTGAACGCCGCCAGCTGGAACCGTCAGGGCTGGGAGACGTTCCGCATCGTCAAGAAGAGCGGCAGCGGGACGATCGTCAATGGCGACATCGTCGGCCTGCAAGCGGTGACGACGGGCCATTGGGTATCCGCCGAGAACGGTGGCGGCAGCACGGTGTTCGCGTATGGCGCCACGCTCGGCTCGTGGGAGCAGTTGACGATCTCGGGCTTGTCCGGAGGCACGACGCCGCCGCCTACCGGCACGGGCTGTGACGCTCCTGGCCTCGTCTGGAAGACGGCCAACAAGACCAACTACACGTCGTACCCGGATCCGGGCAGCGAGGAGTGCACCGAGTACAACGGCTGCACGTGGGCAGGGCAGTTCGCGGCGTGCTCAGGAAAGAAGCCGGAGTCGTGGGTGGCGGCGCACAACATCGCCGCGGTGTTCCCCAACATGAACGCGCTCAAGCTCCATGACCTTTGCTTGAAGTCCGGCTCGAAGACCATCGTGGTCACCGTGCTCGACACGTGCGCCGACTCGGACTGCAGCGGTTGCTGCACCCGGAACAAGGGAGATGCCGACGCGCTGATCGACCTCGAGAGCTACACGAATGCGCGCTGGGGCGTCCCCGACGGCAGGATCCAGTGGGCGGACCTCGGTCCGACCAAGGGCAGCGGCTGTAACTGA
- a CDS encoding peptidoglycan-binding protein: MNALDNGLQDTRSFRGILMSLSATQSQRTNSAYSSSTRGLTPDPVRSGTNPNAILSQYAPTGASAKTAKQDNLTPGVRASQKMAQTDLPQLRKYKAGIEAAAQKHGLPPALLAAIMSRETRGGTQLDKTGRGDRGNGFGLMQVDLRYHKAKGGPTSAEHIDQAAGILKGYVNDMKKAHPDWSEAQQLRGAVAAYNFGPGNVQTQQRMDVGTTGDDYSNDVWARAQALAPHFGGAVSTGNTQPRPSNTATPTRPAHTADTFEDAGAKKWTTAPALEQVQAGGHNLREGMQGPAVKQIQQMLGIPADGKYGPATKKAVAEFQRAQGLKPGTAEGQVGPTTLQALQTPGGTRETGTPGNTNTRGVVLGNGVRINTNDPSLKKLATSRLSNGETGYCVRTTLDNMSRLGIPNTPAATGNDRNNPRGGMAQMLRKGWESIPFPGSRQETIRSPYGNATANVVSADQYRKLVDQGMVPDGAIIFQTRHGWDYSGGSKGNDMGIVRNGGRTTHNYKDMNSIIYSDCKEVTILVPKGAIQRD; this comes from the coding sequence GTGAATGCGCTGGATAATGGGCTTCAGGACACGCGTTCCTTCAGGGGGATTCTGATGAGCCTTTCTGCCACCCAGTCTCAGCGTACGAACTCTGCCTATTCCAGCAGCACCCGGGGCCTGACGCCGGACCCCGTGCGCAGCGGCACGAACCCGAACGCCATCCTGTCGCAGTACGCGCCTACGGGCGCGTCGGCGAAAACAGCGAAACAGGACAACCTGACTCCGGGGGTGAGGGCATCGCAGAAAATGGCACAGACGGATCTTCCGCAGTTGCGGAAGTACAAGGCTGGCATTGAGGCGGCGGCGCAGAAGCATGGCCTCCCCCCGGCATTGCTGGCGGCCATCATGAGCCGCGAGACGCGCGGTGGCACGCAACTGGATAAGACGGGCCGTGGCGACCGTGGCAATGGCTTTGGCCTGATGCAGGTGGATCTCCGCTACCACAAGGCGAAGGGAGGGCCCACCAGCGCCGAGCACATCGACCAGGCGGCGGGCATCCTCAAGGGCTACGTCAATGACATGAAGAAGGCGCACCCGGACTGGTCCGAGGCGCAGCAACTTCGCGGTGCGGTGGCGGCGTACAACTTTGGTCCTGGCAACGTACAAACCCAGCAGCGCATGGATGTGGGCACCACTGGCGATGACTACTCCAACGACGTCTGGGCGCGGGCTCAGGCGTTGGCTCCGCACTTCGGCGGGGCCGTGAGTACTGGAAACACGCAGCCACGCCCCAGCAACACCGCCACCCCAACCCGGCCGGCCCACACCGCGGATACCTTCGAGGACGCTGGCGCGAAGAAGTGGACCACAGCCCCGGCGCTGGAGCAGGTCCAGGCGGGCGGCCACAACCTGCGCGAGGGGATGCAGGGCCCCGCGGTGAAGCAGATCCAGCAGATGCTGGGCATCCCGGCAGACGGCAAGTACGGCCCCGCGACCAAGAAGGCGGTGGCTGAGTTCCAGCGAGCCCAGGGCCTGAAGCCAGGCACGGCGGAAGGACAGGTCGGTCCCACCACGCTTCAGGCATTGCAAACACCTGGTGGTACGAGAGAAACGGGTACTCCAGGTAACACGAACACCCGCGGCGTGGTGCTGGGCAACGGCGTCCGTATCAACACCAATGATCCGTCACTGAAGAAGCTGGCGACTTCACGCCTGAGCAACGGCGAGACGGGCTACTGCGTGCGCACGACGCTCGACAACATGAGCCGGCTGGGCATCCCGAACACTCCTGCGGCGACGGGCAACGACCGGAACAACCCGCGCGGCGGCATGGCGCAGATGTTGCGCAAGGGCTGGGAGTCCATTCCGTTCCCAGGCTCGCGCCAGGAGACCATCCGCAGCCCGTACGGCAACGCCACGGCGAATGTCGTGTCAGCGGACCAGTACAGGAAGCTGGTTGACCAGGGCATGGTTCCAGATGGCGCCATCATCTTCCAGACGCGCCACGGCTGGGACTACAGCGGCGGTTCGAAGGGCAATGACATGGGCATCGTGCGCAACGGCGGGCGTACGACGCACAACTACAAGGACATGAACTCGATCATCTATTCCGACTGCAAGGAAGTGACGATCCTCGTGCCCAAGGGTGCGATCCAGCGCGATTGA
- a CDS encoding DUF1569 domain-containing protein: MNRRTLLYSAIATPVVLALGVKTAAMARHGALSELLAQLQSLPADTLRGTGRWSASEIFQHCAQSIRFSRLGYPQARSALFQNTVGAAALNVFSAAGEMHHPLDEAIPGAPALVRGVPNDAALAELMSELKQFIAWQGALAPHFAYGELSRAQYDTAHYLHLKNHLSEVQPS, encoded by the coding sequence ATGAACCGCAGAACGCTTCTGTACTCAGCCATCGCGACACCTGTGGTGCTGGCGCTGGGGGTCAAAACCGCAGCCATGGCGCGCCATGGCGCGCTGTCGGAATTGCTGGCCCAACTGCAAAGCCTGCCCGCGGATACCCTTCGCGGCACAGGGCGCTGGAGCGCCAGTGAGATTTTCCAGCATTGTGCCCAGAGCATCCGCTTCTCACGCCTTGGCTACCCGCAGGCCCGGTCCGCTTTGTTTCAGAACACAGTCGGCGCCGCAGCCCTCAATGTGTTTTCTGCCGCAGGAGAAATGCACCATCCCCTGGATGAGGCCATCCCCGGGGCACCAGCACTGGTCAGGGGAGTGCCGAATGATGCCGCGCTGGCAGAGCTAATGAGCGAGTTGAAGCAATTTATTGCCTGGCAAGGGGCGCTGGCCCCGCACTTTGCTTATGGGGAACTGAGCAGGGCCCAGTACGACACTGCCCATTACCTGCATCTGAAAAATCATCTGAGCGAGGTTCAGCCAAGCTAA
- a CDS encoding serine hydrolase domain-containing protein: MSRRELVAASLLLACAPRSGHPVRPAAWEATPGDWLEQWLAAFNDERASAYPDFVKAYIPALIPYLDDDLGLREATGGFTLLRHEQAAPGQLTAWLRDRNWERFSKAVLSIGDGRIDDLSFLGAPPPGGFAIQRLSEHGAVTQLHQKLEEEVAASRFSGAVLVAKEETVLFRAAYGSQGAGEGLAVTPATRFCIGSMGKMFTAVAILQLVQDGRLRLTGTVASLLPAYPDTALARQVTVQHLLTHTGGTGDFFGAVYDAHAAELQTLAGFIRLFGAREAAFSPGSRWGYSNFGFILLGAIIEQVSGLSWEAYLERHVFRPAGMPATSPAASAGNTASPCTGAARTGLRPLPFYAGLPAGGGYSTIDDLHRFGMALRETRLLDARHLGLLTAASVQAGNSQWSLGLRVSVRNGEAYYGHGGSAPGVNADFAIYPHAGYTVIVLANRGHPHAANVADFVGARLPRAKG; encoded by the coding sequence GTGTCGCGCCGCGAACTCGTGGCCGCCTCGCTGCTGCTCGCCTGCGCCCCACGGTCCGGGCATCCGGTGCGGCCGGCCGCCTGGGAGGCCACACCCGGAGACTGGTTGGAGCAATGGCTTGCCGCGTTCAACGATGAACGCGCGTCGGCTTATCCGGACTTCGTGAAGGCGTACATTCCTGCCCTGATTCCGTATCTGGATGACGATCTCGGGCTCCGCGAGGCGACAGGGGGCTTCACCCTGTTGCGCCACGAGCAGGCCGCACCGGGGCAGCTCACCGCTTGGCTCCGGGACCGCAACTGGGAGCGCTTCTCCAAAGCCGTGCTGTCGATCGGCGACGGACGCATCGATGACCTGTCCTTCCTCGGTGCGCCTCCGCCGGGTGGCTTCGCCATTCAGCGGCTCAGCGAGCACGGCGCGGTGACGCAGCTGCATCAGAAGCTAGAGGAGGAGGTGGCTGCCAGCCGCTTCTCCGGTGCGGTGTTGGTCGCGAAAGAGGAGACCGTTCTGTTTCGAGCCGCCTACGGCTCACAGGGGGCGGGGGAGGGGCTCGCGGTGACGCCCGCCACGCGCTTCTGCATCGGCTCGATGGGTAAGATGTTCACGGCCGTCGCCATCCTGCAGCTCGTTCAGGACGGACGGCTTCGCCTGACCGGCACGGTGGCTTCGCTCTTGCCCGCCTACCCGGACACGGCGCTCGCGCGGCAGGTGACGGTGCAGCACCTCCTGACGCACACCGGAGGCACGGGAGATTTCTTCGGTGCCGTTTACGATGCGCATGCGGCGGAGCTCCAGACGCTGGCCGGTTTCATCCGGCTGTTCGGGGCACGGGAGGCCGCCTTCTCACCTGGCTCACGCTGGGGCTACAGCAACTTCGGCTTCATCCTGCTCGGCGCGATCATCGAGCAGGTGTCGGGGCTGAGCTGGGAGGCCTATCTGGAACGGCATGTCTTCCGGCCCGCGGGCATGCCGGCGACCTCTCCTGCGGCATCGGCGGGCAACACGGCATCGCCCTGTACCGGGGCCGCGCGAACAGGGCTCAGGCCGCTGCCCTTCTACGCCGGGCTGCCCGCCGGCGGCGGCTACTCGACGATCGATGATCTGCATCGCTTCGGCATGGCGTTGAGGGAAACCCGGCTGCTGGACGCCAGGCACCTCGGCCTGCTCACGGCCGCCAGCGTCCAGGCGGGGAATTCGCAATGGTCCCTCGGCCTGCGCGTGTCGGTTCGCAACGGTGAGGCCTATTATGGCCACGGCGGCAGTGCGCCAGGCGTGAACGCCGACTTCGCCATCTACCCCCACGCGGGATACACGGTGATCGTGCTGGCCAACCGTGGGCATCCGCACGCGGCCAATGTCGCGGATTTCGTTGGGGCCAGGCTGCCGCGTGCGAAGGGGTAG
- a CDS encoding MarR family winged helix-turn-helix transcriptional regulator: MDEVGAKAGAALGARLRRLSERIDTDAARVYAAQGVEFEQRWFGVLNQLALKGPMSVGALAEALGITHVSVSQTRVSLERAGLIRQEPDASDARRRLLSLSTSGKALAARLAPLWAAFEQASLALDVEAGGLSAALDRLEAALARRPLFDRITAAAEARGRR, from the coding sequence ATGGACGAGGTGGGAGCGAAAGCGGGCGCGGCGCTCGGTGCCCGTCTGCGCCGGCTTTCCGAGCGGATCGACACGGACGCGGCGCGCGTTTATGCGGCCCAGGGGGTGGAGTTCGAGCAGCGCTGGTTTGGCGTGTTGAACCAGCTTGCGCTGAAGGGGCCGATGAGCGTCGGCGCCCTGGCGGAGGCGCTGGGCATCACCCATGTCTCCGTCAGCCAGACGCGTGTTTCCCTGGAGAGGGCGGGTCTCATCCGGCAGGAGCCCGACGCCTCGGATGCCCGCCGACGCCTCTTGTCCTTGAGCACTTCGGGCAAAGCCCTCGCCGCCCGGCTGGCGCCCCTGTGGGCGGCATTCGAGCAGGCCTCCCTCGCGCTCGACGTGGAGGCCGGTGGCCTCAGCGCAGCCCTCGATCGATTGGAGGCGGCATTGGCGCGGCGGCCGCTCTTCGACCGGATCACCGCCGCTGCCGAGGCCCGAGGCAGGCGATGA
- a CDS encoding tetratricopeptide repeat protein: MRMFKLLLGGAALVGAALGPGPAEAAAKVIGPGFGRICYEYARAGHASDAGLSACNQALSEQNLAPSDRAATLVNRGILHMYAKAHALALASYEQAQRVDPEQAEAYVNQGIALVNLGRDAEAVAAVNRALELNTARPELAYYTRGIAHEMLGNDRAAFNDYRQAAALKPEWQEPHTQLRRFSVLPKGQG; encoded by the coding sequence ATGCGGATGTTCAAGCTGCTCCTCGGTGGGGCCGCACTCGTGGGGGCGGCACTGGGGCCAGGGCCGGCGGAAGCCGCGGCCAAGGTGATCGGCCCTGGGTTCGGCCGCATCTGCTACGAGTACGCCCGGGCCGGACATGCGTCGGACGCGGGCCTCTCGGCCTGCAACCAGGCGCTCTCCGAGCAGAACCTGGCGCCGAGCGATCGCGCCGCGACCCTCGTCAACCGCGGGATTCTCCACATGTATGCCAAGGCGCACGCGCTCGCCCTCGCCAGCTACGAGCAGGCCCAGCGAGTGGATCCGGAGCAGGCCGAAGCCTACGTGAACCAGGGCATCGCGCTGGTGAACCTTGGACGGGACGCCGAGGCGGTAGCGGCGGTCAACCGGGCGCTGGAGCTGAACACCGCGCGGCCCGAGCTCGCCTACTACACGCGCGGCATCGCCCACGAGATGCTCGGCAACGACCGCGCCGCCTTCAACGACTACCGCCAGGCCGCGGCGCTCAAACCGGAGTGGCAGGAGCCGCACACGCAGCTTCGGCGCTTCTCCGTCCTCCCCAAGGGACAGGGCTGA
- a CDS encoding LysR family transcriptional regulator, whose protein sequence is MNDILAFMAVVDAGSFVAGGQALGLTRSAAGKAVARLEDRLGARLLNRTTRTLSLTDEGRLLYERGLQVLAAVDDAEASVAGPAGTPRGLLRLTVPDAFGRLLVLPILKKYLAAWPDVQVEVSFTDRRADIIEEGFDLAVRIGGMSEDTRLVSRVVARYKALLCAAPSYLAVRGEPRNIDALAGHDCLIFSSRTRRQGWRFRADDGSWVKAPGRSRLRMDSGEALRDAAVAGLGIAFLPDFLVAEDVAAGRLRQVLPTLDAGDVEILAIYPTRRLLEPRVRRFIDLMADELGSAGARRRKNETA, encoded by the coding sequence TTGAACGACATTCTCGCCTTCATGGCGGTCGTGGATGCAGGCAGCTTCGTGGCCGGAGGCCAGGCGCTGGGGCTGACCCGGTCGGCCGCGGGCAAGGCTGTTGCGCGCCTGGAGGACAGGCTTGGCGCGCGCCTCCTGAACCGCACGACGCGGACGTTGAGCCTCACGGACGAAGGCCGGCTGCTCTACGAGCGCGGCTTGCAGGTCCTCGCGGCGGTCGATGATGCCGAAGCCAGCGTGGCGGGACCCGCGGGCACCCCGCGCGGACTGCTGCGGCTCACCGTTCCGGATGCCTTCGGGCGGCTCCTGGTGCTTCCCATTCTGAAGAAGTATCTCGCGGCCTGGCCCGACGTTCAGGTCGAGGTGAGCTTCACGGATCGCCGGGCCGACATCATCGAGGAAGGCTTCGACCTGGCGGTCCGGATTGGCGGCATGAGCGAGGATACCCGTCTGGTGTCGCGGGTCGTTGCCCGGTACAAGGCGCTGCTGTGTGCCGCGCCGTCCTACCTCGCCGTGAGGGGGGAGCCGCGGAATATCGATGCGCTGGCCGGCCATGACTGCCTGATCTTCAGCAGCCGCACCCGCAGGCAGGGCTGGCGGTTCCGCGCCGACGATGGCTCCTGGGTCAAGGCACCGGGGCGGAGCCGCTTGAGGATGGACAGCGGAGAGGCGCTCCGCGATGCCGCCGTGGCCGGACTCGGCATCGCGTTTCTTCCGGACTTCCTGGTGGCGGAGGACGTGGCCGCGGGGCGTTTGCGGCAGGTGCTGCCCACGCTCGATGCCGGCGACGTGGAGATCCTCGCCATCTACCCGACCCGGCGCCTCCTGGAACCGCGCGTCAGGCGCTTCATCGATCTCATGGCCGATGAGCTCGGGAGCGCAGGGGCTCGCCGGCGGAAGAACGAAACCGCCTAG
- a CDS encoding RidA family protein yields MTGKATTYTHGVSWEEGFGVSQGYSVNGTIYIAGQFSHDMTGAFVGEGDFEAQAKQTLENLDRVLAGFGVTRDHLAEVVAYLTNPKEHFEPFVALYKEYVGKHRPAATLIGVTGLAFPHQLVEIRAVAHTG; encoded by the coding sequence ATGACAGGCAAGGCCACTACGTACACTCACGGCGTCTCATGGGAAGAAGGCTTCGGCGTCAGCCAGGGTTACAGCGTCAACGGCACCATTTATATCGCAGGGCAGTTCTCCCACGACATGACGGGCGCCTTCGTGGGGGAAGGTGATTTCGAGGCCCAGGCGAAGCAGACGCTGGAGAACCTCGACCGCGTGCTGGCCGGCTTTGGCGTCACGCGGGACCACCTCGCGGAGGTGGTCGCCTACCTGACGAACCCGAAGGAACACTTCGAGCCCTTCGTCGCCCTGTACAAGGAGTATGTAGGCAAGCACCGGCCCGCGGCGACGCTCATCGGCGTCACGGGCCTGGCCTTCCCCCATCAGCTGGTCGAAATCCGCGCGGTCGCCCACACCGGCTGA